CGTACTCAAGTTTTGCTTGGACGAGGCGTATAAGAACGTATCGAACCAGGAATTCCAAGCGCCTACCGCAACGAATAACGCGATCGTAGCCAGAACCGGCTTACAGAGCGGGAATACGATCTGTAGGAAAATGCGGAAGTCACTGGCTCCGTCTATTTTCGCCGATTCCACCATACTTTCCGGCAAGGTTTGGATATACGTCCGTATGACGATCAGATTGAACGCGCTGACCAAGCTTGGAAGAATGTATACCCAGAAGCTGTTGAGCAGTCCCAAGTCCTTGATCAAGAAGTAGGTCGGAATCAGACCGGCATTGAAATACATCGTCAATACATAGATGACTGTAATCGGCTTGCGGAAGAGATATTCCTTACGGCTAAGCGCATAAGCGAGCATCGTCGTCAGGAATATATTCAGTATCGTTGCGAGCACAGTCCGTGCCACAGAAATCATAAATGCGTGGTACACGGTTCCCGATGCGAAAATGGCGTTGTAGTTTTTGAGTGTCCACACCCGAGGCCATAGATAGATACCTCCGCGAATCGTATCATTACCGTCATTGAATGACACGGCGATCGTATTCAGAAACGGATACAGGGTAACCATCACGAGGAAGATCAGGAGAATGGAGTTGACCGTATGAAATACGGCTGGCTCCAGTCGAAATGTTGTACGAGTATTGGCTTTCATAACAGTCTCTCCTCTCCCAGACGTTTGGAAACCCAGTTGGCAAACAACAGCAGCGTCACGCTAACAATCGTTTTGAACATACCGCCTGCCGTAGCCAGCGAGTAATTTCCTTGGGCAATCCCGTATTTCAGTACGAAAATATCGATCGTCTCCGACCAGTCTACGACCAGTCCGTTACCTAGCAAGTATTGAACTTCAAATCCCGCATCGAGAATGTGCCCGATGGAAATGATAAGCAAAATAACAAATGTCGGCTTGATACCAGGCAGCGTGATATGCAGCATCTTGCGGTAACGATTGGCTCCATCCATCTCGGCAGCTTCGTATAGCGACGGGTCAACGGACGCCATGGCCGCCAGATAGATAATCGTATTCCAACCGATTTCCTTCCACACATTAGAGGCCCCAACGATACCCCAGAAGTATTTACCCTCGCTCAGCCAAACAATCGGCTCATCGATGATGTGCAGCTTCATCAGCACAATATTCACAATACCGTCGTTAATGGAAAGGGATGTTGCGACAATACCCGCTGCAATTACCCAGGACAAGA
This genomic window from Paenibacillus hexagrammi contains:
- a CDS encoding carbohydrate ABC transporter permease, which gives rise to MKANTRTTFRLEPAVFHTVNSILLIFLVMVTLYPFLNTIAVSFNDGNDTIRGGIYLWPRVWTLKNYNAIFASGTVYHAFMISVARTVLATILNIFLTTMLAYALSRKEYLFRKPITVIYVLTMYFNAGLIPTYFLIKDLGLLNSFWVYILPSLVSAFNLIVIRTYIQTLPESMVESAKIDGASDFRIFLQIVFPLCKPVLATIALFVAVGAWNSWFDTFLYASSKQNLSTLQYELTKLLASTLNTGGSGNASLANGAGMNKDMASAVVTPLSIRAAITIVASVPILLVYPFLQKYFVVGLNVGSVKE
- a CDS encoding ABC transporter permease, coding for MAETLTTKRANETLATDRAKRRWSWALIRNQWQLIMMSVPLLIYIVVFAYVPVWGWLTAFQDYRPAKKFADQTWVGFKHFKFLFSDDHFLQVLRNTVGMSLINLVLGFVTSIVLALLLNEVKNMLFKRTVQTISYLPHFLSWVIAAGIVATSLSINDGIVNIVLMKLHIIDEPIVWLSEGKYFWGIVGASNVWKEIGWNTIIYLAAMASVDPSLYEAAEMDGANRYRKMLHITLPGIKPTFVILLIISIGHILDAGFEVQYLLGNGLVVDWSETIDIFVLKYGIAQGNYSLATAGGMFKTIVSVTLLLFANWVSKRLGEERLL